A portion of the Malania oleifera isolate guangnan ecotype guangnan chromosome 3, ASM2987363v1, whole genome shotgun sequence genome contains these proteins:
- the LOC131150990 gene encoding homeobox-leucine zipper protein ATHB-8, which produces MMAVSSACKDGKMGLDNGKYVRYTPEQVDALERLYHECPKPSSLRRQQLIRECPILSNIEPKQIKVWFQNRRCREKQRKEASRLQAVNRKLTAMNKLLMEENDRLQKQVSQLVYENSFFRQQTQNQATLATTDTSCESVVTSGQNHLTTPQHPPRDASPAGLLSIAEETLTEFLSKATGTAVEWVQMPGMKPGPDSIGIVAISHGCPGVAARACGLVGLEPTRAAEILKDRPSWYRDCRTVDVLNVLSTGNGGTIELLYMQLYAPTTLAPARDFWLLRYTSVLEDGSLVVCERSLNNTQNGPSMPPVQHFVRADMLPSGYLIRPCEGGGSIIHIVDHMDLEPWSVPEVLRPLYESSTLLSQKTTMAALRHLRQISQEVSQPTATSWGRRPAALRALGQRLSKGFNEAVNGFTDEGWSMMETDGIDDVTLLVNSSPAKVMGVNFSYPNGFPSMSSAVLCAKASMLLQNVPPAILLRFLREHRLEWADSSIDAYSAAAVKAGPCALPGPRTGGFGGQVILPLAQTIEHEEFMEVVKLENIGHYQEDMFMPADIFLLQLCNGVDENAIGACAELIFAPIDASFSDEAPLLPSGFRIIPLDSKADGSSPNRTLDLASALEVGSAVNKASGDHAAHRGSVKSVMTIAFQFAFEIHLQENVASMARQYVRSIISSVQRVALALSPSPFGSQPSFRPPPGTPEAHTLARWICQSYRCYLGMELVKPSGEGSDSILKTLWHHSDAVMCCSLKALPVFTFANQAGLDMLETTLVALQDIALEKIFDDNGKKTLCSEFPQILQQGFACLQGGICLSSMGRPVSYERAVAWKVLNEEDNPHCICFMFINWSFV; this is translated from the exons ATGATGGCTGTGAGTTCGGCCTGCAAGGATGGGAAGATGGGACTGGACAACGGAAAGTATGTGCGGTATACCCCCGAGCAGGTCGATGCACTTGAAAGGCTCTACCATGAGTGCCCCAAGCCCAGCAGCCTTCGCCGCCAGCAGCTCATCAGGGAGTGTCCTATTCTTTCCAATATCGAACCCAAGCAGATCAAAGTTTGGTTTCAGAACcgaag ATGTAGGGAGAAGCAAAGGAAAGAGGCGTCGCGCCTGCAGGCGGTGAACCGGAAGCTTACAGCCATGAATAAACTTTTGATGGAGGAGAATGATAGGTTGCAGAAGCAGGTGTCTCAGCTGGTTTATGAGAACAGTTTCTTTCGCCAACAAACTCAGAAT CAGGCGACCCTTGCCACTACAGACACAAGTTGTGAATCAGTGGTGACGAGCGGCCAAAACCACTTGACAACGCCTCAGCATCCGCCAAGGGATGCCAGCCCTGCAGG GCTCCTGTCCATTGCAGAGGAAACTCTAACAGAGTTTCTCTCAAAGGCCACTGGAACTGCTGTGGAGTGGGTCCAAATGCCTGGGATGAAG CCTGGTCCGGATTCCATTGGAATCGTTGCTATTTCTCATGGTTGCCCTGGAGTGGCAGCACGTGCTTGCGGCCTTGTGGGTCTTGAACCTACAAGA GCCGCAGAAATCCTCAAAGATCGGCCATCATGGTACCGTGATTGTCGAACAGTGGACGTCCTAAACGTGCTGTCCACCGGAAATGGTGGAACCATTGAATTGCTTTACATGCAG CTCTATGCGCCCACAACATTAGCCCCTGCTCGTGACTTCTGGTTGCTGCGGTACACTTCTGTTTTGGAGGACGGTAGCCTTGTA GTATGTGAAAGATCACTGAACAACACACAGAACGGGCCGAGTATGCCGCCGGTGCAGCACTTTGTGAGAGCTGATATGCTGCCAAGTGGGTATCTGATAAGACCCTGTGAAGGGGGTGGATCCATTATTCATATAGTCGACCACATGGATTTAgag CCATGGAGTGTACCGGAAGTGTTGCGCCCACTTTACGAGTCATCCACATTGCTTTCTCAGAAGACAACAATGGCG GCTTTGCGGCATTTAAGGCAGATTTCTCAGGAGGTCTCTCAGCCAACTGCTACCAGCTGGGGAAGAAGACCGGCAGCCCTCCGTGCCCTTGGCCAGAGATTAAGCAA GGGATTCAATGAAGCCGTAAATGGGTTTACGGATGAGGGTTGGTCCATGATGGAGACTGATGGCATTGACGATGTTACCCTTCTCGTGAATTCATCTCCTGCAAAAGTCATGGGAGTCAATTTCTCTTATCCCAATGGGTTTCCATCAATGAGCAGCGCAGTGTTGTGTGCCAAAGCTTCCATGCTTTTACAG AACGTGCCGCCTGCAATACTTCTGAGATTCTTGCGGGAGCACCGGTTAGAATGGGCAGATAGCAGCATTGATGCTTACTCAGCTGCTGCTGTTAAAGCTGGTCCCTGTGCCTTGCCAGGACCTCGAACTGGGGGTTTTGGGGGTCAAGTTATTCTTCCACTTGCTCAGACAATTGAACATGAAGAG TTCATGGAAGTTGTTAAGCTGGAAAACATTGGCCATTATCAGGAAGACATGTTTATGCCCGCAGACATCTTCCTCTTGCAG CTTTGTAATGGAGTGGACGAGAATGCTATTGGGGCATGCGCAGAACTTATATTTGCCCCAATTGATGCCTCTTTCTCGGATGAAGCGCCTCTGCTACCTTCCGGTTTTCGCATCATTCCTCTTGATTCTAAGGCG GATGGCTCGAGTCCAAATCGTACGCTTGACCTTGCATCTGCTCTTGAGGTTGGTTCAGCTGTTAACAAAGCATCTGGTGATCATGCTGCGCACCGTGGGAGCGTAAAATCTGTGATGACTATCGCATTTCAATTTGCATTTGAGATTCACCTTCAAGAAAATGTAGCATCAATGGCACGGCAGTATGTCCGCAGCATCATTTCATCTGTGCAGAGGGTGGCATTGGCACTTTCTCCTTCTCCTTTCGGCTCACAACCCAGTTTTCGGCCACCACCAGGCACTCCGGAAGCACATACACTCGCACGGTGGATCTGTCAAAGCTACAG GTGCTACTTAGGGATGGAGTTAGTAAAACCCAGCGGTGAAGGAAGTGACTCCATCCTCAAAACACTTTGGCATCACTCAGATGCAGTTATGTGCTGTTCTTTGAAG GCATTGCCAGTTTTTACATTTGCAAATCAAGCAGGACTTGACATGCTGGAAACGACCTTGGTTGCACTTCAAGACATTGCTCTTGAAAAGATTTTTGATGACAACGGAAAAAAGACACTCTGCTCTGAGTTCCCACAGATCTTACAACAG GGTTTTGCATGCCTACAAGGTGGTATCTGCTTATCAAGCATGGGGAGGCCAGTTTCCTATGAGAGAGCAGTGGCGTGGAAGGTGTTGAATGAAGAAGACAATCCTCACTGCATATGCTTCATGTTTATCAACTGGTCTTTTGTTTGA